A genome region from Macaca fascicularis isolate 582-1 chromosome 3, T2T-MFA8v1.1 includes the following:
- the LOC102129052 gene encoding transcription elongation factor A protein-like 8, protein MQKSCEENEGKPQNMPKAEEDRPLEDVPQEAEGNPQPSEEGISQEAEGNPRGEPNQPGRGFKEDTPVRHLNPEEMIRGVGELERLREEIRRVRNKFVMMHWKQRHSRSRPYPVCFRP, encoded by the coding sequence ATGCAAAAGTCTTGTGAAGAAAATGAGGGAAAACCACAGAACATGCCAAAGGCCGAGGAAGATCGCCCTTTGGAGGATGTACCACAGGAGGCAGAAGGAAATCCTCAACCTTCCGAAGAAGGTAtaagccaggaggcagaaggaaacCCCAGAGGAGAGCCGAATCAACCTGGCCGGGGATTTAAAGAGGACACACCCGTTAGGCATTTGAACCCTGAAGAAATGATAAGAGGAGTAGGTGAGCTTGAAAGGCTTAGGGAAGAGATAAGAAGAGTAAGAAACAAGTTTGTGATGATGCATTGGAAGCAAAGACATTCACGCAGCCGTCCTTATCCTGTGTGCTTTAGGCCTTGA